A stretch of the Leptospiraceae bacterium genome encodes the following:
- a CDS encoding efflux RND transporter permease subunit yields the protein MRKVIEYFLSKSLLLNLLTALIILVGGFKAFTMNREAFPNINFDIVTVTTIYPGASPSEVEKLVTKPIEDSIKSVDGIKEYRSASIENRSGIVITIDPNVKDTQKVVDDIKSAVDRTEDLPEDSKKPIVQEITSSRSPVIEINVGVKADSNGKPVLTEKEFKLKAKQLEDLLLDVSEVGRVVRRGYREAEMHVDIDPFALDRVSLSTNQIIMALKGKNINFPGGTIADSGKEAIVRTVGEFDTESEIEKVFIRSNDAGRSIVLKDVAKVKEDFEDKQYIEKVNGLYSIVLVVVKKERGDAIKLVDKVKKVVSDYGANQKDFITLSYVNDLSKYIRRRLDVLVSNGLQGFTLVVISLFFFLGWRVAIMVALGLPLAMALTFIILDYMGMTLNLISMLGLIIVVGMLVDDAIVISENIYRYLEEGIEPYEACIRGTIEVIAPVTATITTTIAAFGPMLFVTGIFGKFIYSIPMVVIIALSSSLFEAFFILPSHIYDANKRGIKKGEIKEEGHWFIKVRERFYRPSLSWALHHSKTTILILLITFAGAIALNAKFGKFKLFPGGIEVFIIKISAETGLTLEETEKFGRAVEREIALLTPYQEKPLSGFLNRIHFFFHSIGIGVSEKFHTGEVENYVTRIGIIQKDVNDPFTKRGKNFAQVVVYLTPDAERKRTTDQIINYVRKRTEWLMNEKALAIAKQKEAARLNQDKAKHKVSELENVQIEIPEEFKDLKGKLVSLDLEAIQGGPPVGKPVAIEIRGDDFITLKKIAQEFKDIMGQVEGVIDIGDDFNDGKDEIRLTIDEALAAQAGVSVQQIALAVNTAYQGTVATTIKRAEEEVDVRVRFPENFRTSIRSLDKIFVNNNMGNLIPISRMTKYQKLPGIASINHLDGKRLLTATANLDETKTTSMKANQEIKKIVDAAKVIDKYPGYRIRYGGENKDTEESLASLGRSFLIAFFIIFIILVSLFRSFIQPLIVAAAIPFSFIGVILAFVTHGQYFSFLSFIGIVGLAGIVVNDSIVLVDFANQLRIQRPDMTSYELLLETGCVRLRPVILTTVTTVLGILPTAYGIGGADPFLMPMALAIGWGLAFATLLTLIIVPVLYKITMDIQIWFVLKANKIRKKQTMAV from the coding sequence ATGCGTAAGGTTATCGAATATTTTTTATCCAAAAGTCTTTTATTAAATCTATTGACGGCGCTGATAATTCTTGTTGGAGGATTTAAGGCTTTCACTATGAATCGGGAGGCATTCCCAAATATCAATTTTGACATTGTAACGGTTACTACCATTTATCCCGGAGCCTCTCCTTCTGAGGTAGAGAAGCTCGTCACCAAGCCAATTGAAGATAGTATTAAATCAGTCGATGGTATAAAGGAATACCGCTCTGCATCAATCGAAAATCGTTCTGGAATCGTCATCACAATTGATCCAAATGTAAAAGATACGCAAAAAGTTGTGGATGACATCAAGTCAGCAGTTGATCGAACTGAGGACTTGCCTGAAGATTCTAAAAAACCGATCGTGCAAGAAATCACTTCTAGCCGTAGTCCGGTCATTGAAATTAATGTAGGCGTAAAAGCGGATTCGAACGGCAAACCGGTATTAACCGAGAAAGAATTTAAGCTAAAAGCAAAACAGCTAGAGGATTTATTGCTAGATGTTTCCGAAGTAGGGCGTGTTGTTCGTCGTGGCTATCGCGAGGCAGAGATGCATGTGGATATTGACCCTTTTGCGCTCGATCGTGTTTCGCTAAGCACGAATCAAATTATCATGGCTCTCAAAGGAAAAAATATAAACTTTCCAGGTGGAACAATTGCAGATTCAGGAAAGGAAGCGATCGTAAGAACTGTTGGCGAATTTGATACAGAAAGCGAAATTGAAAAAGTTTTTATTCGCTCGAATGATGCAGGAAGATCTATTGTATTAAAGGATGTCGCAAAAGTAAAAGAAGACTTTGAAGACAAACAATATATTGAAAAAGTGAATGGGCTTTATTCTATCGTTCTCGTTGTTGTAAAAAAAGAGCGTGGGGATGCAATTAAGTTAGTTGATAAAGTTAAGAAGGTTGTCAGTGATTATGGAGCCAATCAAAAAGATTTTATTACACTCTCTTACGTAAATGATTTATCAAAATACATCCGTCGTCGTTTGGATGTTCTTGTTTCGAACGGCTTACAGGGATTTACCCTTGTTGTCATTTCCTTGTTTTTCTTTTTAGGATGGAGAGTTGCAATCATGGTTGCTCTCGGTCTGCCTCTTGCCATGGCATTAACATTCATTATCCTCGACTATATGGGTATGACTCTAAATTTGATTTCGATGTTAGGACTCATCATTGTAGTCGGTATGCTAGTAGATGATGCCATTGTAATTAGTGAAAATATTTATCGATACTTAGAAGAAGGAATTGAGCCGTATGAAGCTTGCATAAGGGGAACCATCGAAGTAATCGCACCAGTAACAGCAACGATTACTACTACAATCGCAGCATTTGGTCCTATGTTATTTGTGACTGGAATTTTTGGTAAGTTTATTTATTCAATTCCAATGGTAGTAATTATTGCACTTTCGTCTTCTTTATTTGAGGCTTTTTTCATTTTGCCGTCACATATTTACGATGCAAATAAACGTGGAATTAAAAAGGGAGAGATTAAGGAAGAAGGACACTGGTTTATAAAAGTGAGAGAAAGATTTTATCGTCCTTCCCTATCATGGGCACTCCATCATTCTAAGACTACTATTTTAATCCTTTTAATTACATTTGCTGGGGCTATTGCTCTAAATGCAAAGTTCGGCAAATTCAAATTATTTCCTGGTGGTATAGAAGTGTTTATCATTAAGATTAGTGCAGAGACCGGTCTTACTCTAGAAGAAACAGAAAAGTTTGGACGCGCAGTGGAAAGAGAGATTGCTCTATTAACGCCTTATCAGGAAAAACCGCTATCTGGATTTTTGAATCGAATACATTTTTTCTTTCATTCGATAGGAATTGGTGTGAGTGAAAAATTTCATACAGGTGAAGTAGAAAATTATGTTACACGAATTGGAATTATTCAAAAGGATGTGAATGATCCGTTTACAAAGCGAGGGAAAAATTTTGCACAAGTAGTCGTATATCTTACTCCTGACGCAGAAAGAAAACGGACAACCGATCAGATTATCAATTATGTGCGCAAAAGGACTGAATGGCTAATGAATGAAAAAGCCTTAGCTATCGCCAAACAGAAAGAAGCCGCTAGACTCAATCAGGATAAAGCCAAGCACAAAGTTTCTGAATTGGAAAATGTTCAAATAGAGATTCCAGAAGAGTTCAAAGATCTAAAAGGAAAATTAGTATCTCTAGATTTGGAAGCAATACAAGGAGGTCCACCCGTTGGCAAACCAGTTGCCATAGAAATTAGAGGTGATGATTTTATAACACTGAAAAAAATTGCACAAGAGTTCAAAGATATTATGGGACAAGTGGAGGGCGTTATTGATATAGGAGACGATTTCAATGACGGAAAGGATGAAATTCGTTTGACGATAGATGAAGCGTTAGCCGCTCAAGCAGGTGTATCAGTTCAACAAATCGCACTTGCTGTAAACACTGCTTATCAGGGAACAGTGGCTACTACGATTAAGCGCGCCGAAGAAGAAGTGGATGTAAGAGTTCGCTTCCCAGAAAATTTTAGAACTTCTATTCGCTCTCTGGATAAAATATTTGTGAACAATAATATGGGCAATCTAATTCCAATTTCTAGAATGACAAAATACCAGAAGTTGCCAGGTATAGCTTCCATTAACCACTTAGACGGCAAAAGGTTATTAACTGCTACTGCCAATTTGGATGAAACAAAAACTACATCGATGAAAGCAAACCAAGAAATTAAAAAAATAGTCGATGCAGCTAAGGTTATTGATAAATATCCAGGATATCGAATTCGATACGGTGGAGAAAATAAAGATACCGAAGAATCTCTCGCAAGTCTCGGAAGATCTTTTTTAATTGCTTTCTTTATAATTTTCATCATTCTGGTTTCCCTGTTTAGATCTTTTATTCAGCCTTTGATTGTGGCTGCTGCAATTCCATTTTCTTTTATTGGAGTCATTCTAGCATTTGTCACACATGGACAATATTTTAGTTTCTTAAGTTTTATTGGAATTGTGGGTCTGGCTGGTATCGTTGTCAATGATTCGATTGTGCTCGTAGATTTTGCCAATCAATTGAGAATACAAAGACCAGATATGACATCGTATGAATTGCTTTTGGAAACAGGGTGTGTGCGTTTACGACCTGTTATCCTTACGACGGTAACAACTGTATTAGGTATTTTACCAACAGCTTATGGAATAGGTGGGGCTGACCCATTTTTAATGCCAATGGCACTCGCGATAGGTTGGGGGTTAGCATTTGCAACACTCTTAACACTAATCATTGTTCCTGTATTGTATAAAATCACAATGGACATTCAGATTTGGTTTGTCTTAAAGGCGAATAAAATTAGAAAGAAACAGACTATGGCTGTGTAG
- the ychF gene encoding redox-regulated ATPase YchF: MSLNCGIVGLPNVGKSTIFNALTKAGAQMANYPFCTIEPNKGIVEVPDRRLNRLAEIYKPKKIIPTVMEFVDIAGLVKGASTGEGLGNKFLSHIREVDAICHVVRAFEDANITHVHGKVDPTEDVSIVNYELILSDLESLEKQFPKLQKLGKTSKEAAESTLVMEKIINILKEGKCARLLDLNADEKKIALKFNLITLKPVLYCANVLDSEIKNTSNPLLDKIYAMAKEEDAEVVVLCGKIEEEISGLAPEEQIEFLKDIGETESGLNRMIRSAYKLLNLVTFLTAGEQEVRAWTTLVGSTGPKAASVIHSDFEKGFIRAEVMTFEDVDRLGSPVKVKEEGKLRLEGKDYIVQDGDVIYFRINA, from the coding sequence ATGAGTTTAAATTGTGGTATTGTGGGACTTCCAAATGTTGGAAAGTCGACTATTTTTAATGCGCTTACAAAAGCAGGAGCGCAAATGGCAAATTATCCGTTCTGCACAATAGAGCCTAATAAAGGAATTGTTGAAGTTCCAGATAGAAGACTCAATCGTTTGGCAGAGATTTATAAGCCTAAGAAAATTATTCCAACTGTCATGGAATTTGTAGACATTGCCGGATTAGTGAAAGGGGCAAGCACTGGAGAGGGACTTGGAAATAAATTTCTATCTCATATAAGAGAAGTGGATGCTATTTGCCATGTTGTGCGAGCCTTTGAAGATGCAAATATCACGCATGTGCATGGGAAAGTGGATCCAACGGAAGACGTGAGCATTGTAAATTATGAATTAATACTTTCTGATTTGGAAAGTTTAGAAAAACAATTTCCAAAATTACAAAAACTTGGAAAGACAAGCAAAGAAGCTGCCGAATCTACACTGGTGATGGAGAAAATCATCAATATCCTCAAGGAAGGAAAATGTGCTCGACTTCTTGATTTGAATGCGGATGAAAAAAAAATTGCGCTTAAGTTTAACTTGATTACATTAAAACCTGTTTTATATTGCGCTAACGTTCTTGATTCTGAAATAAAAAATACAAGCAATCCTCTTTTAGACAAAATTTATGCGATGGCAAAGGAAGAAGATGCAGAGGTCGTTGTTCTCTGTGGGAAAATTGAAGAAGAAATTTCCGGTCTTGCTCCTGAAGAGCAAATAGAATTTCTAAAAGACATTGGAGAAACGGAAAGTGGATTAAACCGAATGATTCGCTCGGCTTATAAGCTTTTAAATCTTGTTACCTTTCTTACTGCCGGTGAACAAGAAGTAAGAGCATGGACTACACTCGTTGGAAGCACTGGTCCTAAAGCGGCTTCCGTAATTCATTCCGATTTTGAAAAAGGCTTTATTCGAGCAGAGGTAATGACCTTCGAAGATGTAGACCGTCTTGGTTCGCCCGTGAAAGTAAAAGAAGAAGGTAAACTAAGACTAGAAGGTAAAGACTATATTGTCCAAGATGGGGATGTGATTTATTTTAGAATTAATGCGTAA